In Zea mays cultivar B73 chromosome 7, Zm-B73-REFERENCE-NAM-5.0, whole genome shotgun sequence, the following proteins share a genomic window:
- the LOC109940820 gene encoding uncharacterized protein: MLDTTTARGRSRGRGVAIASVERAFSSMNIIKIELRNKTGDKWLNHRMVCYIERDIFTSIEDAKILDYFQGMRTRRVNLPRTSGAGARSTDVDVDMIHFRGATS, translated from the exons ATGTTGGATACAACCACTGCTAGAGGTCGCTCAAGAGGGCGTGGAG TGGCAATAGCATCTGTGGAGAGAGCTTTCTCATCTATGAATATCATTAAAATTGAGTTGCGGAATAAGACAGGAGACAAATGGCTTAACCATCGTATGGTGTGTTATATTGAGAGGGATATATTTACAAGcattgaggatgcaaagatattgGATTATTTTCAAGGCATGAGAACCCGCAGGGTGAATCTACCTCGTACTAGTG GTGCTGGAGCAAGAAGCACTGATGTTGATGTTGACATGATACATTTTAGAGGAGCTACATCATAA